The following are encoded together in the Vigna angularis cultivar LongXiaoDou No.4 chromosome 9, ASM1680809v1, whole genome shotgun sequence genome:
- the LOC128193942 gene encoding cytochrome P450 82A4-like: MEKAQSEIGEPSVVAASAAAASASLDPPLQIAVVKPLQIGEPSVVAACLRRSRSTAPDRRRQAAPDRVVEREASSGTRLAVAAAADAVAEADEETKASSGFHQLFSHLIFNVVLQMVLGKRYFSLGTVDDEKAGRCVKAVKEFMRLFGVFTVGDDVPWLRWFDFGGHEKAMKDTAKKMDSLVSEWLEEHRQNKALGGKVDGFQDVYMFIHEFRFSAVTFV, encoded by the exons atcggcgagccctcCGTCGTTGCTGCGTCCGCCGCCGCTGCCTCCGCCTCTCtagatccaccgctccagatcgccGTCGTCAAGCCGCtccagatcggcgagccctcCGTCGTTGCTGCCTGCCTCCGCCGCTCCcgatccaccgctccagatcgccgtcgccaagccgctccagatcgTGTTGTCGAGAGGGAGGCTTCGTCGGGAACGAGGCTTGCCGTCGCAGCGGCGGCTGACGCCGTGGCCGAGGCCGACGAGGAGACGAAAGC AAGTTCAGGGTTCCATCAATTGTTTTCTCATTTGATATTCAACGTTGTTCTTCAAATGGTTTTGGGAAAGCGATATTTTAGTTTAGGAACCGTGGATGATGAGAAGGCAGGGAGATGTGTGAAGGCTGTGAAGGAGTTCATGCGTCTTTTCGGGGTGTTCACAGTGGGAGATGATGTTCCTTGGTTAAGATGGTTTGATTTTGGAGGCCATGAGAAGGCCATGAAAGACACTGCCAAGAAAATGGATAGTCTTGTAAGTGAGTGGTTAGAGGAGCATAGACAAAACAAGGCTTTGGGTGGAAAGGTTGATGGATTTCAAGATGTATATATGTTCATACATGAATTTCGATTCTCTGCTGTAACTTTTGTATAA